From a single Hemitrygon akajei chromosome 28, sHemAka1.3, whole genome shotgun sequence genomic region:
- the LOC140717756 gene encoding histone H1-like: protein MTETAPAETAPPAAPAAAKKTPKKKAAARSKPTGPSLGEQIDKIVAGCHDRKGMSGAAIIKALAGSGVDVVKRRSQIKMSIKRKVESGSLVQAKGSGVSGSFKSGKGKTAVKVVKKANKPAAKKSATKKSPSKKLGAKKPAAKKPAAKKPAAKKPAAKKPAAKKPAAKKPAAKKAAPKPKSPKKAAAPKTKAAKKPKSKSAKPKKTAVKK from the coding sequence GAAACGGCTCCTCCAGCCGCACCCGCCGCCGCAAAGAAGACTCCCAAGAAGAAGGCGGCTGCCCGGAGCAAACCAACCGGTCCCTCGCTGGGCGAACAGATCGATAAGATCGTGGCGGGTTGTCACGATAGGAAGGGTATGTCCGGTGCGGCCATCATTAAGGCTCTGGCCGGCAGCGGTGTCGATGTGGTGAAACGTCGCTCCCAGATCAAGATGAGCATCAAGAGGAAAGTGGAAAGCGGCTCCTTGGTTCAGGCCAAGGGCTCGGGTGTTTCGGGATCCTTTAAATCCGGTAAAGGAAAAACTGCCgtgaaggtggtgaagaaagcgaacAAGCCAGCGGCAAAGAAATCTGCCACCAAGAAATCTCCCAGCAAGAAGCTTGGCGCCAAGAAACCCGCGGCTAAGAAACCAGCAGCTAAGAAACCCGCGGCTAAGAAACCAGCAGCTAAGAAACCAGCGGCTAAGAAACCAGCAGCTAAGAAACCCGCGGCTAAGAAAGCGGCGCCGAAGCCCAAGAGCCCCAAGAAAGCCGCAGCCCCGAAGACGAAGGCGGCCAAGAAGCCGAAGTCGAAATCCGCGAAACCCAAGAAGACAGCAGTCAAAAAGTGA
- the LOC140717500 gene encoding histone H3, giving the protein MARTKQTARKSTGGKAPRKQLATKAARKSAPATGGVKKPHRYRPGTVALREIRRYQKSTELLIRKLPFQRLVREIAQDFKTDLRFQSSAVMALQEASEAYLVGLFEDTNLCAIHAKRVTIMPKDIQLARRIRGERA; this is encoded by the coding sequence ATGGCCCGCACCAAGCAGACAGCGCGCAAATCGACTGGCGGAAAAGCTCCTCGCAAACAGTTGGCGACCAAAGCGGCGCGGAAGAGCGCTCCTGCCACCGGCGGAGTGAAGAAGCCTCATCGCTACCGGCCCGGCACCGTGGCTCTGAGGGAGATCCGGCGCTACCAGAAATCCACCGAGCTGCTTATCCGCAAACTTCCCTTCCAGCGCCTGGTCCGGGAGATCGCTCAGGACTTCAAAACCGATCTGCGTTTCCAGAGCTCGGCGGTCATGGCCCTGCAGGAGGCAAGTGAGGCTTACCTGGTCGGGCTCTTTGAGGACACTAACCTGTGCGCCATCCACGCCAAGCGAGTCACCATTATGCCCAAGGACATCCAGTTGGCCCGCCGCATCCGCGGGGAGCGCGCCTAA
- the LOC140717501 gene encoding histone H4, whose amino-acid sequence MSGRGKGGKGLGKGGAKRHRKVLRDNIQGITKPAIRRLARRGGVKRISGLIYEETRGVLKVFLENVIRDAVTYTEHAKRKTVTAMDVVYALKRQGRTLYGFGG is encoded by the coding sequence ATGtctggcagagggaaaggaggcaaAGGACTGGGCAAAGGCGGAGCCAAGCGGCACCGTAAAGTGCTCCGTGAtaacatccagggcatcaccaAACCGGCCATCCGCCGTCTGGCTCGCCGTGGCGGCGTCAAGCGGATCTCGGGTCTGATCTACGAGGAGACCCGCGGGGTGCTGAAGGTTTTCCTGGAGAATGTGATCCGGGATGCGGTCACCTACACTGAACACGCCAAGCGCAAGACGGTCACTGCCATGGATGTGGTGTACGCTCTGAAACGCCAGGGCCGCACTCTCTATGGCTTCGGCGGCTGA